The Xylanibacillus composti region GCATACGGCACATACGACGAACCCGGTCCCTTGCATCGTGACGAAGGAAGGCGTAAGCTTGCGGGAGGGCGGCATTCTGGCGGATGTGGCGCCAACGCTGCTCAAGCTGTTGGAGCTGCCGCAGCCAGAGGAAATGACCGGTCAATCATTAATTTGATTAAAGGATAAAAAAAGGAGAGACGTGAACGATGACGATTATTGCGGACATTTACGCTCGCGAGGTGCTTGATTCCCGCGGCAACCCGACTGTAGAAGTAGAAGTATATTTGGAATCCGGCGCTGTAGGCCGCGCCATCGTGCCTTCCGGCGCTTCGACTGGCGCTTATGAAGCGGTGGAGCTGCGCGACGGCGACAAGTCCCGCTATCTTGGCAAGGGCGTACTGAAAGCCGTTGAAAATGTGAACGAAATCATTGCACCTGAGCTGATCGGTCTCGACGCGCTTGACCAAGTGGCAATCGACCAGAAGATGATCGAGCTTGACGGTACAGAGAACAAGGGCAAGCTGGGCGCCAACGCAATTCTTGCCGTATCCATGGCAAATGCGCGTGCGGCTGCAGAAGCGCTGGGCGTTACCCTTTATTCTTATCTGGGCGGCTTCAATGCGAAGACACTGCCTGTGCCAATGATGAACATCGTTAATGGCGGCGAGCACGCCGACAACAACGTGGATGTTCAGGAATTCATGGTTCTGCCTGTAGGCGCGGCTTCCTTCCGTGAAGCGCTGCGTACCGGCGCAGAAATCTTCCACAACCTGAAGGCAGTGCTGAAAGAAAAAGGCCTGAACACAGCTGTAGGCGACGAGGGCGGCTTCGCGCCGAACCTGGCTTCCAACGAGGAAGCGATTCAGGTCATTATCTCCGCAATTGAGCGCGCTGGCTACAAGCCTGGCGAGGATGTATTCCTTGGCATGGACATCGCCTCCACAGAGTTCTTCAAGGATGGCAAGTACCATCTGGAAGGCGAAGGCAAGTCCTTTACCTCCGCTGAATTCGTAGATCTGCTTGCATCTTGGGTAGACAAATACCCGATCATTACAATCGAGGACGGCTGTGCCGAGGACGATTGGGAAGGCTGGAAGCTCTTGACCGACAAGCTGGGCAGCAAAGTACAGCTCGTCGGCGACGATCTGTTCGTGACGAATACGAAGCGCCTGTCTACTGGCATTGAGAAGGGCATTGGCAATTCTATCTTGGTCAAAGTGAACCAAATCGGTACGCTGACTGAGACGTTCGACGCAATCGAAATGGCGAAGCGCGCAGGCTATACAGCGGTTATCTCTCACCGTTCCGGCGAGAGCGAAGACTCCACGATTGCCGATATTGCAGTGGCGACGAACGCCGGTCAAATCAAAACCGGTGCGCCTAGCCGCACAGACCGTGTCGCTAAATACAACCAGCTGCTTCGCATTGAAGACCAGCTTGGCAGCGTCGCACAATACGCAGGCCAAAGCGCGTTCTACAATCTGAAGAAGTAAGCTTGCGGGTTGGGCCATAGCAGATTCTCCCACTCGTTCGCCATCTGGCATAGAAACGAATAAGCAGGGCAAAATTGAGCAAGGATTCCGCACAATCGTGAATAGGAATCTTGCTCTTTTTTTGGCATAATGGGTCTGTACATGCTAATTTGCAAAATGTCGGGCCCCGCGAAAGTAATAGGAGCAAATATCGGAGCTTCACATCACTTTCGCGGGTAGAATGTCAGGCTCTGCGAAAGTAATAGGAAGCATCTTCGGAGTTTCATTCACTTTCGCGGGCATATCATCATCAGAACAGCCTGCAGGGACGAGGCGAAAGGAGAGGCAAAAGCGTATGGCAAAGATTCCAGTTGGATTGCAGATGTATACATTGCGGGA contains the following coding sequences:
- the eno gene encoding phosphopyruvate hydratase, producing the protein MTIIADIYAREVLDSRGNPTVEVEVYLESGAVGRAIVPSGASTGAYEAVELRDGDKSRYLGKGVLKAVENVNEIIAPELIGLDALDQVAIDQKMIELDGTENKGKLGANAILAVSMANARAAAEALGVTLYSYLGGFNAKTLPVPMMNIVNGGEHADNNVDVQEFMVLPVGAASFREALRTGAEIFHNLKAVLKEKGLNTAVGDEGGFAPNLASNEEAIQVIISAIERAGYKPGEDVFLGMDIASTEFFKDGKYHLEGEGKSFTSAEFVDLLASWVDKYPIITIEDGCAEDDWEGWKLLTDKLGSKVQLVGDDLFVTNTKRLSTGIEKGIGNSILVKVNQIGTLTETFDAIEMAKRAGYTAVISHRSGESEDSTIADIAVATNAGQIKTGAPSRTDRVAKYNQLLRIEDQLGSVAQYAGQSAFYNLKK